The Gillisia sp. Hel_I_86 genome has a segment encoding these proteins:
- a CDS encoding BLUF domain-containing protein, giving the protein MQYAISYVSSVNPSLTEEKIQQVLNYSRNRNNENGITGILLYSDGNFFQVLEGKKELLESLFSRVKTDKRHQNVMVIFEKEVSLPKFDMYQSNFISLNSRFPSENIALYFSHIDKLNPKIQSSVRYILNKFAEGIKSI; this is encoded by the coding sequence ATGCAATATGCCATTAGCTATGTTAGTAGCGTTAATCCAAGTCTTACAGAAGAAAAGATACAGCAGGTTTTAAATTATAGCAGAAACCGCAATAATGAAAACGGTATTACAGGAATCTTGTTATATTCAGATGGCAACTTTTTCCAGGTTCTCGAAGGCAAAAAGGAATTATTAGAATCACTTTTTTCTAGGGTGAAAACCGATAAAAGACATCAAAATGTCATGGTGATCTTTGAAAAAGAGGTCTCTCTCCCAAAGTTCGATATGTATCAATCAAACTTCATTTCTCTAAATTCTCGATTTCCCTCTGAAAACATAGCATTATATTTCTCCCATATTGATAAACTGAATCCTAAAATTCAAAGTTCTGTACGTTATATTTTAAATAAATTCGCAGAAGGTATCAAATCGATATAA
- a CDS encoding YpdA family putative bacillithiol disulfide reductase has protein sequence MQIHKELDIVIIGGGPIGIACALEAKKHRLSYVILEKGCLVNSLYHYPTNMTFFSTSEKLELDNIPFISNNPKPHKAEALEYYRRIATSNGLNINLFEKVNSVETIENKRHKIITTKAEYTARNVIVATGFYDIPNYLNIPGEDLPKVTHYYNDPHFYATQKTVVVGASNSAVDAALEIYRKGGDVTMVIRDEAIGERVKYWVRPDIINRIEEGSVKAYFSSELLEVTEKDVLVNTQNGHERIENDFVVLLTGYRPNFDFLKSMGICLSQDGKRIPTYNPKTMETNVPGIYLAGVICGGMETYKWFIENSRIHAKMIVEDIIS, from the coding sequence TTGCAAATTCATAAAGAATTAGACATCGTTATAATTGGAGGAGGTCCAATTGGGATCGCCTGCGCGCTGGAAGCAAAGAAACATAGGCTAAGCTATGTTATTTTAGAGAAAGGATGTTTGGTGAATTCTCTTTACCACTACCCTACCAATATGACATTTTTCTCCACTTCAGAAAAATTGGAATTGGACAATATCCCTTTTATAAGCAACAATCCAAAGCCACACAAAGCTGAGGCTTTGGAATATTATAGACGCATTGCCACTTCCAATGGATTAAACATTAATCTATTTGAAAAAGTAAATTCTGTAGAAACTATAGAGAACAAACGTCATAAGATAATTACCACCAAAGCTGAGTATACCGCAAGAAACGTAATTGTAGCCACCGGATTTTATGACATTCCTAATTATTTAAACATACCAGGAGAAGACCTACCAAAAGTCACACATTATTATAACGATCCGCATTTTTACGCCACACAAAAAACAGTTGTAGTTGGAGCAAGTAATTCGGCAGTAGATGCCGCTTTGGAAATTTATCGTAAAGGTGGGGATGTTACCATGGTAATCCGCGATGAAGCAATAGGAGAACGCGTAAAATATTGGGTTCGCCCCGATATTATAAATAGAATTGAAGAGGGCAGTGTTAAGGCGTATTTCTCTTCGGAATTATTGGAAGTTACTGAAAAGGATGTTCTTGTTAATACTCAGAACGGACACGAAAGAATAGAAAACGATTTTGTGGTCTTACTTACCGGCTATCGTCCAAATTTTGATTTTTTGAAGAGTATGGGCATCTGTCTTTCTCAAGATGGCAAAAGGATTCCCACTTATAATCCTAAAACCATGGAAACCAATGTTCCCGGGATATATCTAGCTGGCGTTATTTGTGGAGGGATGGAAACCTATAAATGGTTTATAGAGAATTCCAGGATCCATGCAAAGATGATCGTGGAAGATATTATTAGTTAA
- a CDS encoding ISL3 family transposase, producing the protein MLSCKLKINQIAVFHTDTKIIFSILPKQKRSSCPLCNKYGNRIHSHYVRSLADLPISGKLVQLQLRARKFFCRNKSCPRKIFTERFSQDILPYARRLCRSIDVLRSIGLEVGGNKGALISRIAGNPVSSSTILRLIQQLEIEGTTTTSGVIGVDDWAFKKGRNYGTIIVDLERKKVVDLLPDREADTLKQWLLKHPEIHTVSRDRASAYSKGTKEGTKEAIEVADRYHLHVNLRDAFKRVLHKHSTTLKAAFIAFSRPGNREPLLEEEKARSLPTPKCTSNSQRQMKFEKAKELHQQGYRIKTIAKMLQAGPRTIGKYIQHDEFPKRQAPVLQVTMTNFHEFREYLSKFYGKQDYPTLYKNIRDKGFNGKYTQFCSNMNQFIKPDSDNIFLPKLSPIKTWSTSKISFMVLQPEDRLKKTDQAFLKFLYNKAPEIKAAVEMAVQFKSLFKNKEEGPLESWLTRALQPESELRSFARGVKHDYSAINQVVISVISNGQVEGQVNKLKNIKRMMYGRANFPLLKKMVLHESMVHQK; encoded by the coding sequence ATGCTTTCCTGCAAATTAAAAATTAATCAAATTGCTGTATTCCATACTGATACAAAAATCATTTTCTCTATTCTTCCAAAACAAAAGCGCAGTAGCTGCCCTTTATGTAACAAATATGGCAATCGTATTCATAGTCATTATGTTCGAAGTTTAGCAGATCTTCCAATATCAGGAAAATTGGTACAATTACAGCTCAGGGCAAGAAAGTTTTTCTGCCGTAATAAAAGCTGTCCGCGAAAAATATTTACAGAACGCTTTAGCCAGGATATTCTGCCTTATGCAAGGCGCTTATGCCGTTCCATTGATGTGCTGCGTAGCATAGGCCTGGAAGTAGGTGGAAACAAAGGGGCATTGATTAGTCGTATTGCAGGTAACCCGGTGAGTTCCTCGACCATCTTGCGCCTAATTCAACAGTTGGAAATAGAAGGGACAACTACTACTTCTGGAGTCATAGGAGTGGATGATTGGGCATTTAAGAAAGGAAGGAACTATGGGACCATCATTGTAGATCTTGAACGTAAGAAGGTTGTCGACTTATTACCGGATAGAGAAGCAGATACGTTGAAGCAGTGGCTTCTAAAGCATCCAGAAATTCATACAGTATCACGGGATCGCGCCAGTGCCTATTCGAAGGGAACTAAAGAAGGTACCAAAGAGGCCATCGAGGTAGCTGACAGATATCACCTCCATGTAAACCTTAGGGATGCTTTTAAAAGGGTACTTCACAAGCACAGTACAACTTTGAAAGCGGCCTTTATAGCTTTTAGCCGTCCGGGCAATAGAGAACCTCTATTGGAAGAAGAAAAGGCTCGTTCACTGCCAACACCTAAATGTACATCAAACTCACAGCGACAAATGAAATTTGAAAAGGCAAAGGAACTTCATCAGCAAGGATATAGGATAAAAACAATTGCCAAAATGCTTCAAGCCGGCCCCCGAACCATCGGGAAGTACATTCAGCATGACGAATTCCCGAAACGACAAGCGCCTGTACTACAAGTAACTATGACTAATTTTCATGAGTTCAGGGAATACCTTTCGAAATTTTACGGGAAACAGGACTATCCAACCTTATACAAAAATATCCGCGATAAAGGGTTTAATGGGAAGTATACCCAATTTTGCAGTAATATGAATCAGTTTATTAAGCCTGACTCTGACAATATTTTTTTGCCAAAATTATCACCAATAAAAACCTGGTCAACCTCGAAGATTTCCTTTATGGTATTACAGCCAGAAGACCGATTAAAAAAGACGGATCAGGCTTTTCTGAAATTCCTGTATAACAAAGCGCCGGAAATTAAAGCCGCCGTAGAAATGGCCGTGCAATTTAAAAGCCTCTTCAAAAATAAAGAGGAAGGACCATTAGAAAGTTGGTTAACCCGCGCACTGCAACCTGAATCAGAATTACGGAGTTTTGCCCGAGGGGTCAAACACGATTATAGTGCCATAAATCAAGTGGTAATATCAGTCATAAGTAATGGGCAGGTGGAAGGACAGGTCAATAAATTGAAAAATATCAAACGAATGATGTATGGCAGAGCCAACTTTCCGCTTCTAAAGAAAATGGTATTACATGAAAGTATGGTTCACCAAAAGTGA
- a CDS encoding RNA polymerase sigma factor RpoD/SigA, translated as MRQLKITKQVTNRETASLDKYLQEIGKVDLITAEEEVELAQKIKAGDDRALEKLTKANLRFVVSVAKQYQNQGLTLPDLINEGNLGLIKAAKRFDETRGFKFISYAVWWIRQSILQALAEQSRIVRLPLNKIGSINKINKTFAFLEQSHERPPSAEEIAKELDMTINDVKESMKNSGRHVSMDAPLVEGEDSNLYDVLRSGESPNPDRELLHESLRTEIERALETLTPREADVIRLYFGLGDQHPMTLEEIGETFDLTRERVRQIKEKAIRRLKHTSRSKILKTYLG; from the coding sequence ATGAGACAACTTAAAATTACGAAGCAGGTAACTAATAGAGAAACCGCTTCGCTAGATAAGTATTTGCAAGAAATTGGTAAAGTAGACCTAATTACTGCTGAAGAAGAGGTGGAATTGGCACAAAAAATTAAAGCAGGCGATGACCGTGCGCTAGAGAAATTAACAAAGGCGAATTTACGTTTTGTTGTTTCGGTAGCAAAACAATATCAAAATCAGGGATTAACACTTCCAGATCTTATAAATGAAGGAAATTTAGGATTGATTAAAGCTGCGAAACGTTTTGATGAAACCCGTGGTTTTAAATTTATCTCCTATGCTGTATGGTGGATTAGGCAATCTATCTTGCAAGCATTGGCAGAGCAATCCCGTATTGTGCGTTTACCCTTGAACAAGATTGGCTCTATTAACAAGATCAATAAAACATTTGCATTTCTCGAACAATCTCATGAGCGCCCACCAAGTGCCGAGGAAATTGCAAAGGAATTGGATATGACCATTAATGACGTAAAGGAATCCATGAAGAATTCTGGTCGCCATGTATCTATGGATGCACCATTGGTGGAAGGAGAAGATTCTAACCTGTATGATGTATTGCGTTCTGGGGAATCCCCAAATCCAGACAGGGAATTATTACATGAATCCCTTAGAACGGAGATAGAACGTGCCTTGGAAACCCTTACTCCGCGTGAAGCAGATGTGATTCGTTTGTATTTTGGACTAGGAGATCAGCACCCAATGACCTTGGAAGAAATAGGGGAAACTTTTGATCTTACACGTGAGCGGGTTAGACAAATAAAAGAAAAAGCGATTAGAAGATTGAAACATACTTCTAGAAGCAAGATCTTGAAAACATACTTGGGATAA
- a CDS encoding polyribonucleotide nucleotidyltransferase, with amino-acid sequence MIPKVFKEVIDLGDGREISIETGKLAKQAHGSVVVQSGKCMMLCTVVSNYEQKDLDFLPLTVDYREKFAAAGRYPGGFFKREARPSDGEVLTMRLVDRVLRPLFPKDYHSETQVMIQLMSHDEDVMPDAMAGLAASAAIQLSDFPFECAISEARVGRINGEFIINPTRTQLEESDIDMMIGASADSVMMVEGEMDEISEEEMADAIKFAHEHIKIQCAAQLRLADAVGRKEVREYPAEREDEDLKKKVHDMAYDKVYAIAKAGSAKHERSAAFSQIKEDIKATFSEEEMEDYGGLVSKYYRSAEKAAIRDLTLNEGLRLDGRQTVDIRPIWCEIDYLPSVHGSAIFTRGETQALATVTLGTSRDSNKIDMPSHEGEENFYLHYNFPPFCTGEARPIRGTSRREVGHGNLAQRGLKGMVPDDCPYTVRVVSEVLESNGSSSMATVCAGTMAMMDAGIQMKKPVSGIAMGLISDAESGKYAVLSDILGDEDHLGDMDFKVTGTADGITACQMDIKVKGLRYEILVSALKQARDGRLHILEKITDTIATPREDVKEYAPKMVSVRIKNEFIGALIGPGGKVIQELQKETGTTIVINEDPVTEEGIVEILGTGQEGIDAVLAKIDSITFKPEVGSVYKVKVIKMLDFGAVVEYLDAPGNEVLLHVSELAWERTENVSDVVNMGDVFDVKYFGLDKRTRKDKVSRKALMDKPEGYVAPKPRENSDRGRDNRGSRDNRGSRDNRGRDDRKPRENRD; translated from the coding sequence ATGATACCAAAAGTTTTTAAAGAGGTTATCGATCTTGGGGACGGTAGGGAAATTTCTATCGAAACCGGAAAATTAGCAAAACAGGCACACGGATCCGTAGTGGTTCAGTCTGGAAAATGCATGATGCTTTGTACCGTCGTTTCCAACTACGAACAAAAGGATCTGGATTTCTTGCCATTAACGGTAGATTACCGTGAAAAATTTGCAGCAGCAGGACGTTACCCAGGTGGCTTCTTTAAAAGGGAAGCACGTCCTAGTGACGGTGAAGTTTTAACAATGCGTTTAGTGGATCGTGTTTTACGCCCATTATTCCCTAAAGATTACCACTCTGAAACTCAGGTGATGATCCAGTTGATGTCCCATGATGAGGATGTGATGCCAGATGCCATGGCAGGTCTTGCCGCCTCTGCGGCAATCCAATTATCTGATTTCCCATTTGAATGTGCTATCTCCGAAGCCAGGGTAGGACGTATTAATGGTGAATTCATTATTAACCCAACAAGAACACAATTAGAAGAATCAGACATCGATATGATGATTGGTGCCTCTGCAGATTCTGTGATGATGGTTGAAGGTGAAATGGATGAGATTTCGGAAGAAGAAATGGCAGATGCCATCAAGTTTGCACACGAGCATATTAAAATACAATGTGCTGCTCAATTAAGATTAGCTGATGCTGTTGGAAGAAAAGAAGTACGTGAGTACCCGGCAGAAAGAGAAGATGAAGATCTTAAGAAGAAGGTTCATGATATGGCTTATGATAAAGTATATGCTATTGCAAAAGCTGGTTCTGCCAAGCACGAACGTAGTGCTGCTTTCAGCCAAATTAAAGAAGATATCAAAGCAACTTTCTCTGAAGAAGAGATGGAAGATTATGGTGGTTTGGTTTCTAAATATTACCGTAGCGCAGAAAAAGCTGCGATTAGGGATTTAACGTTAAATGAAGGACTTCGTCTTGATGGCCGTCAAACTGTGGACATCCGTCCTATCTGGTGTGAGATTGATTATTTACCTTCTGTACACGGATCTGCAATCTTCACACGTGGAGAAACCCAGGCATTGGCAACAGTAACTTTAGGAACTTCCAGAGATTCAAATAAAATAGACATGCCATCTCATGAAGGAGAAGAGAATTTCTACCTTCACTACAACTTCCCTCCTTTTTGTACAGGTGAAGCAAGACCTATTCGTGGAACATCCCGTAGAGAAGTTGGTCACGGTAACTTGGCCCAACGTGGATTAAAAGGAATGGTACCAGATGATTGTCCTTACACGGTACGTGTGGTTTCTGAAGTTTTGGAATCCAACGGTTCTTCTTCTATGGCAACTGTTTGTGCTGGAACAATGGCAATGATGGATGCAGGGATCCAGATGAAAAAGCCGGTTTCTGGGATTGCAATGGGATTAATTTCTGATGCTGAATCTGGAAAATATGCAGTATTATCTGATATTCTTGGGGATGAAGATCACTTGGGTGATATGGATTTTAAAGTAACTGGAACGGCAGATGGTATTACCGCTTGCCAGATGGATATTAAAGTGAAAGGTTTACGTTACGAGATTCTTGTGAGTGCATTAAAGCAAGCAAGAGATGGTCGTTTACACATTCTTGAGAAAATTACTGACACGATCGCTACACCTAGAGAGGATGTGAAGGAATATGCTCCAAAAATGGTTTCCGTTCGTATTAAAAATGAATTTATTGGTGCGTTAATTGGACCAGGAGGAAAAGTAATTCAAGAACTTCAAAAAGAAACTGGAACTACTATCGTTATTAACGAAGATCCAGTAACCGAAGAAGGAATTGTTGAAATCTTGGGAACAGGACAAGAAGGAATTGATGCTGTATTAGCGAAGATTGATTCTATCACGTTTAAGCCAGAAGTAGGATCTGTATATAAAGTAAAAGTAATCAAAATGTTGGATTTTGGTGCTGTTGTAGAATATTTGGATGCACCAGGAAACGAAGTATTATTACACGTATCTGAGCTAGCTTGGGAACGTACCGAAAACGTAAGCGATGTGGTAAACATGGGCGATGTATTTGATGTAAAATACTTTGGCCTAGACAAACGTACACGCAAAGACAAAGTTTCTCGTAAGGCCTTGATGGACAAGCCAGAAGGTTATGTTGCACCCAAGCCAAGGGAAAATAGCGATAGAGGTCGTGATAACCGAGGATCTAGGGACAATCGTGGTTCTCGTGACAACAGAGGTCGCGATGATAGAAAACCTAGAGAAAACAGGGACTAA
- a CDS encoding IS4 family transposase: MQFINRYEFEKCVSKYNGDHGTREFNCWNPFIQLFFGQLTSRNSLRDICTCLKAHQNKLYHLGIKERVNQSSISRANERRDWRIFADFGQYLIDQVRPMYADFPIPNIDLKNEVFALDSTTISLSLKLFSWAPGKYSRGAIKTHTLLDLRASIPSFAMITDGKYHDSNLLDVLVPVTGAIYLMDKAYIDFAALYHMQEMGAFFVSKAKTTMDYTFIENNYNIDLRFGLKSDKTILLAGNKSSKLYPDPLRLVEYYDDQNDILLTFLSNNHEVPALEIAKLYRNRWQIETFFKWIKQNLTIKKNYGDSPKTQSISTSGLPYAPILLWRVRNMK, from the coding sequence TTGCAGTTTATCAACCGCTACGAGTTTGAAAAGTGCGTTTCTAAATACAATGGAGACCACGGAACAAGAGAGTTCAATTGTTGGAACCCATTTATTCAATTATTTTTTGGTCAGCTAACTTCCCGAAACTCGTTACGTGATATTTGTACTTGCCTGAAAGCCCATCAAAACAAGCTGTACCATCTCGGGATCAAAGAACGAGTTAATCAATCCAGTATATCACGGGCCAATGAACGCAGGGATTGGAGGATATTTGCAGACTTCGGTCAGTATTTGATAGACCAAGTCAGGCCAATGTACGCTGATTTCCCAATTCCCAATATCGATCTTAAAAATGAGGTATTTGCATTGGATTCAACAACAATCTCGTTGAGCTTGAAACTTTTTAGTTGGGCTCCAGGAAAATATTCTCGTGGTGCTATAAAAACGCACACATTATTGGACCTTAGAGCTAGTATTCCCTCTTTTGCAATGATTACCGATGGTAAATATCACGACAGCAACCTATTGGATGTATTGGTTCCTGTAACTGGAGCAATTTACCTGATGGATAAAGCATATATAGATTTCGCTGCGTTGTATCACATGCAGGAAATGGGTGCCTTTTTCGTTTCCAAAGCAAAGACTACGATGGATTATACTTTTATTGAAAATAATTACAACATCGATCTGAGATTTGGACTGAAAAGCGATAAGACGATCCTTTTAGCTGGGAATAAATCAAGTAAACTTTATCCCGACCCGCTACGACTGGTTGAATATTACGATGATCAAAACGATATCCTGCTTACTTTTCTGTCTAATAACCATGAAGTACCAGCTCTAGAAATAGCCAAACTTTACCGTAACAGATGGCAAATAGAGACTTTCTTCAAATGGATAAAACAGAACTTAACCATAAAAAAAAATTATGGGGACAGTCCGAAAACGCAGTCAATATCCACATCTGGGTTGCCATATGCACCTATCTTATTGTGGCGCGTGCGAAACATGAAATGA
- a CDS encoding carboxypeptidase-like regulatory domain-containing protein has product MKNYILFISFLFLTKNVVSQNYVLDLNNKKPIESVHILYNNNGLITNEDGYFEIPKEKNIDSIFLSHLSFKPKWIIFSDIKKNDTIYLQESPIILDEVVLKKFKVRDTILKAIYNIDKNYLNAPHNSFGFYRQSLKEDSKGIEMVEVDFISYIENKNSVYSTKITNARRTKNYSKIEFNTIGGVFTVIEKGDFVKQQSYFLNPNNVNNYSYIYEGQIKYQGLEIYKIRFFPKNKDDLKFIRKGELYIDTKSLAFVEINYSVDEAKLNTIMKLELKNAKINNRKPFFILKNLNNIIRYKLTDDNKWALSSIEAKSNKTGSFKDLSHTYTLNAKLVINHIKTNNVNPFKTNYNLSKDFSKAVRRFDNLDDWGNNFKLSLSNDEKRILNDIYEKKKNN; this is encoded by the coding sequence ATGAAAAATTACATACTTTTTATTTCATTTTTATTTTTAACAAAAAATGTTGTTTCACAAAACTATGTACTTGATTTAAATAACAAAAAACCTATTGAATCTGTACATATTTTATATAATAATAATGGTTTAATTACTAATGAAGATGGTTACTTTGAGATTCCTAAAGAAAAAAACATAGATAGTATATTTCTATCTCATTTGTCATTTAAACCAAAATGGATAATCTTTTCAGATATCAAAAAGAATGATACAATTTATTTACAAGAATCTCCAATAATCTTAGACGAAGTTGTTTTGAAAAAGTTTAAAGTAAGAGATACAATTTTAAAAGCTATTTATAATATTGATAAAAATTATCTTAATGCCCCTCATAATTCATTTGGTTTTTACAGGCAGTCTTTGAAAGAAGATTCAAAAGGTATTGAAATGGTTGAAGTTGATTTTATTAGTTATATTGAAAATAAAAATTCAGTATATTCTACAAAAATCACCAATGCAAGACGTACAAAAAATTATTCTAAAATTGAATTTAATACCATTGGAGGCGTTTTTACTGTAATTGAAAAAGGTGATTTTGTTAAACAGCAATCTTATTTTTTAAATCCTAACAATGTCAATAATTATTCATATATATACGAAGGTCAAATTAAGTACCAAGGGCTTGAAATTTATAAAATACGGTTTTTTCCTAAAAATAAAGATGACCTAAAATTTATAAGAAAAGGGGAATTATACATTGATACGAAATCGTTAGCCTTTGTTGAGATTAATTACAGTGTTGATGAAGCAAAGTTAAATACTATTATGAAGCTAGAACTAAAAAATGCTAAAATCAATAATCGTAAGCCTTTTTTCATATTAAAAAACCTTAATAATATAATTAGATACAAGTTAACAGATGACAACAAATGGGCTTTATCCTCAATTGAAGCAAAGAGCAATAAAACTGGTAGCTTTAAAGATTTAAGCCATACATATACTTTAAATGCTAAACTTGTAATAAATCATATTAAAACAAATAATGTGAATCCTTTTAAGACTAACTATAATCTTTCTAAAGATTTCAGTAAAGCAGTTAGAAGGTTTGATAATTTAGATGATTGGGGAAATAATTTCAAACTTTCTTTATCAAATGATGAAAAAAGAATTTTAAACGATATCTATGAAAAAAAGAAGAACAATTAG
- the accD gene encoding acetyl-CoA carboxylase, carboxyltransferase subunit beta — protein sequence MAWFKRTQKGIQTATEDKKDVPKGLWYKSPTGKIIDAEQLEKNFYVSPEDGYHVRIGSKEYFKILFDYNKFQELDKNIDSKDSLGFVDTKKYTDRLKAAQEKTGLKDAVRTAVGMSKGKELVIACMDFSFIGGSMGSVVGEKIARAADHALKNNLPFMIISKSGGARMMEAALSLMQMAKTSAKLAQLADANIPYISLCTDPTTGGTTASFAMLGDINISEPGALIGFAGPRVVKDTTGQDLPKDFQTAEFLKDHGFLDFITPRSELKDKVNLYLDLILNQPVRD from the coding sequence ATGGCTTGGTTTAAAAGAACACAAAAAGGGATTCAAACTGCCACTGAAGACAAGAAGGATGTACCAAAAGGATTATGGTACAAGTCTCCCACCGGGAAGATCATAGATGCAGAACAATTAGAGAAAAATTTTTATGTAAGCCCAGAAGATGGGTATCATGTAAGAATTGGGAGCAAAGAATATTTTAAAATTCTTTTTGATTATAATAAGTTCCAAGAACTGGACAAGAATATAGATTCTAAAGATTCGCTTGGTTTTGTTGATACTAAAAAATATACCGACAGGTTAAAAGCTGCACAAGAAAAAACAGGATTAAAAGATGCTGTAAGAACGGCAGTTGGAATGTCTAAAGGAAAAGAACTGGTAATTGCCTGTATGGACTTTAGTTTTATAGGAGGGTCCATGGGTTCTGTTGTAGGCGAGAAAATTGCCAGGGCTGCAGATCATGCATTAAAAAACAATCTTCCGTTTATGATCATCTCTAAATCTGGAGGTGCCAGAATGATGGAGGCCGCTTTATCCTTGATGCAAATGGCAAAAACATCTGCGAAACTGGCTCAGTTGGCCGATGCCAATATTCCTTATATCTCATTATGTACAGATCCTACTACGGGAGGAACCACTGCATCTTTCGCAATGTTGGGAGATATTAACATTTCTGAACCTGGGGCTCTTATTGGTTTCGCTGGACCAAGGGTTGTAAAAGACACAACGGGGCAAGATCTACCCAAGGATTTTCAGACCGCAGAATTCTTAAAAGATCATGGATTTTTGGACTTTATAACTCCAAGATCTGAGTTAAAAGATAAGGTGAATTTGTATTTGGACTTAATTTTAAATCAGCCGGTTAGGGATTAA
- the rpsO gene encoding 30S ribosomal protein S15 translates to MYLTKEEKQELFKKHGKSATNTGSAEGQIALFTQRISHLSGHLKTNRKDYNTERSLVRLVGKRRNLLDYLMKKDILRYRAIVKELGLRK, encoded by the coding sequence ATGTATTTAACTAAGGAAGAAAAGCAAGAGCTTTTTAAAAAACACGGAAAAAGTGCAACTAACACTGGATCCGCAGAAGGTCAAATCGCATTGTTCACACAACGTATTTCACACCTTTCTGGACATTTAAAAACAAATCGTAAAGATTACAACACTGAGCGATCTCTTGTAAGATTGGTAGGAAAAAGAAGAAATCTGCTTGATTATTTAATGAAGAAAGATATCTTAAGATACCGTGCTATCGTAAAAGAATTAGGATTAAGAAAATAA
- the rpe gene encoding ribulose-phosphate 3-epimerase → MKNIHIAPSVLAADFANLQRDVEMINTSEADWFHIDIMDGVFVPNISFGMPVLRDIAKHAKKTIDVHLMIVDPDRYIKEFASLGANILTVHYEACNHLHRTLQAIKAEGMKAGVALNPHTNVALLEDAINDIDLVCVMSVNPGFGGQSFIENTYSKVKKLKELIKKHGADTLIEIDGGVTNKNAEALVNAGADVLVAGSYVFKASNQIETIKGLKEIANS, encoded by the coding sequence ATGAAAAATATACATATTGCTCCATCTGTTTTAGCAGCCGATTTTGCCAATTTACAACGGGATGTAGAAATGATAAACACCAGTGAAGCAGATTGGTTTCACATAGATATCATGGATGGAGTGTTTGTTCCAAATATTTCTTTTGGAATGCCCGTTTTGCGTGACATTGCAAAACATGCAAAAAAAACGATCGATGTTCATTTAATGATCGTAGATCCAGATAGATATATTAAAGAATTCGCTTCTCTGGGAGCCAATATCTTAACCGTACATTACGAAGCCTGCAATCATTTACACAGAACCCTTCAAGCTATAAAGGCCGAAGGAATGAAGGCAGGAGTAGCATTAAATCCGCATACCAATGTGGCGCTATTGGAAGATGCTATAAATGATATTGACTTAGTATGTGTTATGAGCGTGAATCCAGGATTTGGGGGACAGAGTTTTATTGAGAACACCTATTCCAAGGTAAAAAAGCTGAAGGAACTAATTAAAAAACACGGTGCAGATACATTAATAGAGATAGACGGGGGGGTTACCAATAAAAATGCGGAAGCATTGGTAAATGCAGGAGCAGATGTTTTAGTAGCGGGAAGCTATGTTTTCAAGGCTTCCAATCAGATAGAAACCATTAAAGGACTTAAGGAAATTGCAAATTCATAA